The genomic region GTCACATACTCCctcctccaaaacaaaaaaaattactgctctCCATTTTCTGACTATCTAATCTTTATCCATCTAATTTATTTGTGAATTAAAGCTGAAGTCACATTCATTCCATTTTAGAATGTccttaaagatttttaaacgATGGATGTGATCATTAATCTTCACAATACCTGGCCAGATTTTGCTCTTGATAAAGGTGGCTTTAAGCAGATCATCTGTCTAGTAGTAAATATGTTTTCCAGTTTTGGCTATCCTAGCAACTTAAAGGTAATAGGCTATGCCCTGAGTTAGTAacccaaatatttaaaaacatgagtGGTTAAAGTTTAATCCGCTGTCGTGGTGATGATGTGGCAACAGAAGCTGTGTGTCAGGATTCATTCTTCGCCTGGAGAACGAGGTGGCAGTAACGCTCGTGTAGTACGGTCTCTTACAGAATATGGGATGAGTAAAGCAGACCTTGTTAATGGTTGAAAATAGAGGTTTCCACCATGAATGGATACCCAAACTGCTCTGCTAACCACACTAAAATTTGGAGTCATTATTTAGTACTCGCACTGGGCATCCCTCAGCTGACCATTAACATAGCATCTGTGATCTTCAACTGCACAGTCATCTTCACCAGAATGGCCACAAAGGATCTGCACAAGCCTATCTCTATACTCTTCTGCAATTTGGCTTTTTCTGATCTCTTCACCAGCTTTTCTGGCTTTTGGATTTCAATGCTGTTCATCACCAATCCTGACATTACAATCTTTGGATCCAAGGATATGCTTGCGCCTTATGCCTTATATACTATGTCTATTTTATCCACCATCTATAACTTGGTAAGCATTGGAATTGAACGCTATCTGGCTGTGGCTGAAAGCATGAGAACAAGATTCAGGGTTGCTAGAACTCATTCCATAGCTGCAGTCTTAATTAACTGGGTCCTTGCTCTCTTTTTGGGGTGCTTGCCATTGATGGGGTGGAACTGCTTGCGCACggaaaaaaatctctccatCCTCTACAGTCCGTTTTGCGTCGACTACCTCATCTTCATCGCCATTCCCAATGTTGTGGTGGCTTTTATTATACCTCTGTTCACTTACCTTAGAATCATTATCAtcctgaggaaaagaaagctgagaaTGAAAGCATGCGGACAAGCCACGGGCACCTACAAATCAGCCGAAATCCAGGTTGCCAGaaccagtatttttatttggctCCTGGCGTTGATCTCCTACGCTCCTTTTTTCGCAGGAGTCATATTCGACGCAACTAACCACCAGTGCCACGCTGATCTCTACCCAGGCGTCTACATCTTTCGAAACTGCACAGCTATGCTGATAACCATGAACTGCTTGGGAAACCCTATCATTTATACCCTGAAACCCAAAACCCTGGGGTCTAAACTCAACCCTCTGAAATGCCTCTCCGCCAGCGTGTCCGAGCCCGCACCATTGAGAACATCCAGCCGGGGCTGCCCGTGGTCCAGGGCTGCTGATGGACCTGACCTAGTCAACGTAGTCAGGGGCAGAGCTGAAATAACGCCCCATTCCCGCCCGCTGCCGGCGAGGGGACAGCTCCGGGGTGCGGAAACCAACGCGGGGCGCGGAAAccagcgcggggcgggggggggggtcccagggcgGGCAGCCGCGGAAGGGGGGCTGGAGTTTCGTGGCTTCTCTCAGCAGCTTTCACAGCCTTCGGTAGCGGGTGAAGCGGGTGCAGCGTTGGGGAGGTCTGCggcttttccttcttgaagcGGGCCGGGGCGCGCGGCTGCTTTGTCTGGGCTCTGAAGGGAAACGGGAGAGCTCTTTTGCTCAGAGATAAAAATAACTCCATTAGCCCTGTTTACTTTGCGTTTGGAAACGGGCTTCTGTTGTGCTCGCTTTGCTCCTTTTCGTGTTATCTGTGTGGTTTTGAAGACAGTGAAACGGCTAGAAAATTTTCAGTAGTCTGGGGGGAAAATGtagttttgctttctcattGACAGTCAGTCAGTTTTATCTCTGAATACTTGGTGAATCTCTTTATTAATGGGGGCACTCAGCACTGTtttactattgtaattttaacTGCTGTACGCAGCTGGATTACATGTTTTTGCGAGGCATTTGCGACTACactttttatatttctgcttATAAATAGAGGAACACTTGAGTCCATGGTTTTTGAAATTTGCACTGTGCTAGGAGAAAACTCACTTGAATTCATCAGTATCAGAGTTGCAGTCAAGTCGCctg from Aquila chrysaetos chrysaetos chromosome 10, bAquChr1.4, whole genome shotgun sequence harbors:
- the LOC115347494 gene encoding LOW QUALITY PROTEIN: lysophosphatidic acid receptor 1-like (The sequence of the model RefSeq protein was modified relative to this genomic sequence to represent the inferred CDS: inserted 1 base in 1 codon) yields the protein MNGYPNCSANHTKIWSHYLVLALGIPQLTINIASVIFNCTVIFTRMATKDLHKPISILFCNLAFSDLFTSFSGFWISMLFITNPDITIFGSKDMLAPYALYTMSILSTIYNLVSIGIERYLAVAESMRTRFRVARTHSIAAVLINWVLALFLGCLPLMGWNCLRTEKNLSILYSPFCVDYLIFIAIPNVVVAFIIPLFTYLRIIIILRKRKLRMKACGQATGTYKSAEIQVARTSIFIWLLALISYAPFFAGVIFDATNHQCHADLYPGVYIFRNCTAMLITMNCLGNPIIYTLKPKTLGSKLNPLKCLSXQRVRARTIENIQPGLPVVQGC